The Setaria italica strain Yugu1 chromosome IX, Setaria_italica_v2.0, whole genome shotgun sequence genome has a window encoding:
- the LOC101773925 gene encoding asparagine synthetase [glutamine-hydrolyzing] 1 — MCGIFAVLGCADCSQAQRARVLACSRRLKHRGPDWSGLYQHEGNFLAHQRLSVVSPLSGDQPLFNEDRTVVVVANGEIYNHKKIRKQFTGKHTFTTGSDCEVIIALYEEYGENFVDMLDGVFAFVLYDTRNKTFMAARDAIGVNPLYIGWGGDGSVWFSSEMKALNEDCVRFELFPPGHLYSSAAAEFRRWYNPRWFLEQVPAAPYDPLVLRAAFEKAVIKRLMTDAPFGVLLSGGLDSSLVASVTKRHLVETEAAKKFGTELHSFVVGLEGSPDLKAAREVADYLGTIHHEFYFTVQDGIDAIEEVIYHDETYDVTTIRASTPMFLMARKIKSLGVKMVLSGEGSDELLGGYLYFHFAPNKEEFHKETCRKVKALHQYDCLRANKATSAWGLEIRVPFLDKEFVDVAMGMDPEWKMYDKDLGRIEKWVMRKAFEDEENPYLPKHILYRQKEQFSDGVGYSWIDGLKAFTEQQVTDEMMINAAKMYPYNTPVNKEAYYYRMIFERLFPQDSARETVPWGPSIACSTPAAIEWVEQWKASNDPSGRFISSHDAAATTTADQTAGAAHANGNGVAPVANGHAAANGAVNGTEVAVAIAA; from the exons ATGTGTGGCATCTTCGCCGTGCTCGGGTGCGCCGACTGCTCCCAGGCCCAGAGGGCTCGCGTCCTCGCGTGCTCCCGCAG GCTGAAGCACAGGGGTCCTGACTGGTCGGGGCTGTACCAGCACGAGGGCAACTTCCTCGCCCATCAGCGGCTCTCCGTCGTCTCCCCGCTGTCCGGCGACCAGCCGCTCTTCAACGAGGACCGCACCGTGGTCGTCGTG GCCAATGGAGAGATTTACAACCACAAGAAGATCAGGAAGCAGTTCACCGGCAAGCACACCTTTACCACCGGCAGTGACTGCGAGGTCATCATCGCTCTG TACGAGGAGTACGGCGAGAACTTTGTCGACATGCTGGACGGCGTGTTCGCCTTCGTGCTCTACGACACCCGCAACAAGACGTTCATGGCGGCGCGCGACGCCATCGGCGTCAACCCCCTCTACATCGGCTGGGGCGGCGACG GTTCCGTCTGGTTCTCCTCCGAGATGAAGGCGCTGAACGAGGACTGCGTCCGGTTCGAGCTCTTCCCGCCGGGGCACCTCtactccagcgccgccgccgagttcCGGCGCTGGTACAACCCGCGCTGGTTCCTCGAGCaggtgccggcggcgccgtACGACCCGCTCGTGCTCAGAGCGGCCTTCGAGAAG GCGGTTATCAAGAGGCTCATGACCGACGCGCCCTTCGGAGTCCTCCTCTCCGGCGGCCTCGACTCCTCTCTCGTCGCCTCAGTGACCAAGCGCCACCTCGTCGAGACCGAGGCTGCCAAAAAGTTCGGCACCGAGCTCCACTCCTTCGTCGTCGGCCTCGAG GGATCCCCGGACCTGAAGGCCGCCAGGGAGGTCGCTGACTACCTCGGAACCATCCACCACGAGTTCTATTTCACCGTACAG GACGGAATCGACGCGATCGAGGAGGTGATCTACCACGACGAGACCTACGACGTGACGACGATCCGGGCGAGCACGCCCATGTTCCTGATGGCACGCAAGATCAAGTCGCTGGGCGTCAAGATGGTGCTGTCCGGGGAAGGCTCCGACGAGCTCCTGGGCGGATACCTCTACTTCCACTTCGCGCCCAACAAGGAGGAGTTCCACAAGGAGACCTGCCGCAAG GTGAAGGCACTCCACCAGTACGACTGCTTGCGTGCCAACAAGGCGACCTCGGCATGGGGCCTGGAGATCCGCGTGCCGTTCCTCGACAAGGAGTTCGTCGACGTCGCCATGGGCATGGACCCTGAGTGGAAAATG TACGACAAGGATCTGGGTCGGATCGAGAAGTGGGTCATGAGGAAGGCGTTCGAAGACGAGGAGAACCCTTACCTGCCAAAG CATATTCTCTACAGGCAGAAGGAGCAGTTCAGTGACGGCGTTGGCTACAGCTGGATCGATGGCCTCAAGGCCTTCACTGAGCAGCAG GTCACCGATGAAATGATGATCAACGCTGCCAAAATGTACCCCTACAACACGCCTGTCAACAAGGAGGCCTACTACTACCGGATGATCTTTGAGAGGCTCTTCCCTCAG GACTCGGCGAGGGAGACGGTGCCGTGGGGCCCGAGCATCGCGTGCAGCACGCCCGCGGCCATCGAGTGGGTGGAGCAGTGGAAGGCCTCAAACGACCCCTCCGGCCGGTTCATCTCCTcccacgacgccgccgccaccaccaccgccgaccAAACCGCCGGTGCCGCGCACGCCAACGGCAACGGGGTTGCGCCCGTAGCGAACGGCCACGCCGCGGCGAACGGCGCGGTCAACGGCACAGAGGTCGCGGTCGCGATCGCGGCGTGA